One Oncorhynchus kisutch isolate 150728-3 linkage group LG13, Okis_V2, whole genome shotgun sequence DNA window includes the following coding sequences:
- the LOC109901782 gene encoding protein S100-A11-like isoform X2, protein MESAIGVLVSQFKAFAGSDGSSDTLSRDEFRSLVKTQLPNFVKNADDPAVIDRLMDSIDENNDGELTFLEFWQLIGRLANQHGGFIQ, encoded by the exons atgGAGTCAGCCATTGGTGTACTCGTGTCCCAGTTCAAGGCGTTTGCTGGAAGTGATGGATCCTCAGACACACTGAGCAGAGATGAGTTCCGGAGCCTGGTCAAAACACAACTCCCCAACTTCGTTAAG AACGCTGATGACCCAGCTGTCATCGACCGACTCATGGACTCAATTGACGAGAACAACGACGGAGAGCTCACCTTCCTGGAGTTCTGGCAGCTGATTGGGCGACTAGCAAATCAACACGGCGGCTTTATCCAATAG
- the LOC109901782 gene encoding protein S100-A11-like isoform X1: MRNIYKRWGGGLILGRGGEYKSEKERERETYLHTYHLSYRQQCPVMESAIGVLVSQFKAFAGSDGSSDTLSRDEFRSLVKTQLPNFVKNADDPAVIDRLMDSIDENNDGELTFLEFWQLIGRLANQHGGFIQ; the protein is encoded by the exons ATGAGAAACATTTacaagagatggggggggggcttgattttaggaagaggaggtgagtataagagtgagaaagagagagagagagaaacttacCTTCACACGTACCACCTCAGCTACCGGCAGCAGTGTCCAG tgatgGAGTCAGCCATTGGTGTACTCGTGTCCCAGTTCAAGGCGTTTGCTGGAAGTGATGGATCCTCAGACACACTGAGCAGAGATGAGTTCCGGAGCCTGGTCAAAACACAACTCCCCAACTTCGTTAAG AACGCTGATGACCCAGCTGTCATCGACCGACTCATGGACTCAATTGACGAGAACAACGACGGAGAGCTCACCTTCCTGGAGTTCTGGCAGCTGATTGGGCGACTAGCAAATCAACACGGCGGCTTTATCCAATAG